The sequence below is a genomic window from Trichosurus vulpecula isolate mTriVul1 chromosome 5, mTriVul1.pri, whole genome shotgun sequence.
ACCCCTTCCttgacttttcttccttctagcCAATCAACAATGCTGACTTTATAGTGCCTGTGGAGATTGAGGGGACAACTCACCAGGTAAGCAAGACTCTGCATgttgatgggtttgaggcctggggccagaagtcaCTGTGGATCAGGTCATAAGCAACATGTGATAGTGGAAGTGAATTAAAGATGAGCGATTCATCAGGCTGTCTGCCTGGCCGGGGCAACAACCAGTCAGAAAGCCTGGGAGGGTCAGGACAGACTTTGGGTTGGACACTGATGTCCCTATGGCCTATTGAGAATTTGAAGAAAACCATCCTCGTGGTGATGAGGCTGTCCTGGTGGTCACTGTCATAGCCTGACAAGTCTTTTGTTAGCCATTTTACTGGGATTGGCACTCTGTAAGCACCTATGCTGCCCCTTTTGGTCTGCTAAGCACTCTTTGTTGGGGCTTAAAGAGACCTGAGTTTGGCCCTCAGGGCCCTCGAGCTAGGGACACAAAATAAACTCGTGAAAAAGACTGACCATGTACAAAACGCTGTATAAAGGAGGACACAGTACAAGGAATAGACAAGCTTGGAATGATCTGATGAAAAATTGAGCAGGGAGAGGAGATGATTGAGGGATGGATCCCTGGAGAAGAGCTTCCAGTGAGGTTTAAAGGTGGAAAGAGCTGGGTGTGACGCTTCGGTAAAGAAAGGAGGAGGCTGTCATTGTCCTCCAACAAAATGGCATTTGCGGAATGAACGAACAAGCATACTTGTTCTGCAGATTGCATATGCACAGTatggagaggaggctgaggaagtGGTCCAGCCTTGGAGGGAAGGCCCTTGGGAGCAGTAGGATGCTGTGGACTGACATGATGACTGCCATTTCGGGGACATTATTCTAGCTCCTCTGTGTAAGATGATCTGCAGAGGGAGGCCAGTTAAGACTTTGTAAAGTCTCACAAGTAATTATAACATACAGAccccaaaagggaaaacatttaAACCAAGATGTTCTGAGAAGCCACAGATAAATGTTTTAGGGGTGGAGGACAATAAGGGGGTAAGTACATAATTGGAGCAGCTGGAGAAAGATCGAGCAAGTATTTGtaagaggaaagattgggaaCGAGGATGGTGAGCACTGGGAGCTTTTGCCCATCGATTCGGCAATGATTCTGGAGGAGGTAGAATTTGAGAGCAAGGCCGCCTTTTGCCCACTGGTGACTCCAACAGATTATCCTGCCAGAGCTGAAGAAGACAGGAAGATCAGGCAAAGGCTGCAGCCAGGTTCAAGTAATCCAGGATAGGCTGTGTCCAGCTGCTGGCCTATTCTTGATTACTTGTTTCTGGAGGCAGCTGACTACACCCTGCCAGAAGCAGACACTCCCAGGACATACCTTCCAGCCCTGCCCACCATGTTTTCATTTTCTACCCTGGGCCTTGGAAATGGTCTTGGCCCTAAGCTGGCAGATGGAACCTAATGATGAAAGAAGAGTATAGGTGAGTGATGCTGAGCAGCCCAGCCTTGGTCAGTAGGGCTGAAGGTTTCTACTCATGGCAGCCCAGCGGCTTAGGACAAGTGAAGTCTGAGCACACATTGTTGTTCTTTGGAACAGGTTGGGAAAAGAGTCAGATGACTGGTTTTAAGCTTTCACCTAAAACTTGCCAACCTTTCCAACTTTCCCCTTCTCACAGTTCCCTCTGGTTTTCTTCAGGTCTATGTGCTTAAGAGGCCTTATGTGGATGAGTTCCTGAGGCGAATGGGGGAGTTGTTTGAGTGTGTCCTCTTCACTGCAAGCCTGGCCAAGGTATCTTGGGACAGAGTGGGGGCAGCAGGCAGAGAAAAGATTGGTGCCTCTGCTAGATAACCTGGGGCACCCAGGGAAGGAAGGGCTGAGCCAAACATAGATTTCCTCTTTCTACACAGTATGCTGACCCTGTGACCGATCTCTTGGACCAGTGTGGCGTGTTCCGGGCCCGCCTCTTCCGGGAGTCTTGTGTGTTCCATCAGGGCTGCTATGTCAAGGACCTCAGCCGATTAGGGAGAGACCTGAGGAAAACCCTGATATTAGACAATTCTCCTGCCTCATACATCTTCCACCCAGAGAACGCAGTGAGTGCGCTTGAGTCTCAGTTCTTTCCAGCCCCTGGCTAACAgttgagatggaggaggagggttAATAGGCTTCCATCCTGTTTATTGTGTAGAATAAGTCGAGCTGGGAAAAGGCAGCGCTAAGAGCCATTCAGAAGGGTTTGTCTTCTAGAGCTCATGGGATACCCAGGAAGCTTATCTTAGTCCCTTTTTTAACTTCTAGAGATAACCTTTTCTAACTTAAGGAAGGCTAACACAACTCAGCCTACTTTGAAGAGAGGGAAATCCTGGAATCCGGTGAACTTTTCAGCCAAAATCCAAGGATGCTGGTCACCTCTGCCTCCTCATTCTGCTTGTTCCTCTTCTACAGGTGCCTGTGCAGTCCTGGTTTGACGACATGACAGACACAGAGCTGCTGAATTTGATCCCCATCTTTGAGGAGCTAAGCGGAGCAGAAGATGTTTATACTAGCCTTGGGCAGCTGAGGGCACTGTAGCCTTCTCAAGCTCAGCAGCGTCTGGGACTGCAGGGGACTGTGACACACTGTGCCTTTGCTATCAGCCAGGAAGGGATGGCAGAAACAGGAAGCAGGGAGAAACAAGTGTGAAGTGAATTAGGGCAAGTTAGATGACAGTATGGGCAAACAGCAGACCAGTGACAACTAGTACCCCCTGCTCCATGACCTGGGCACTAGAGGGACACACTTgtgaacatgtatgtgtgtgtatgtgtatgacaCCGACACCTTCTCGCCTTGACATGGTGATTCAGGTTGGGGAAGAGTCGAACGATCAAAGGTCGAACTCCCCTGAGCCAGAGCTCAGTAGTCTCCTAGAGGGTCAATCCAAGAGCCATTGACCTCTCATGGGAACAAAGACCATTTAGTGCTCTATTGCCAAACTTCGAGTCTTCCCTAGTATGCGGGGCCTGTGCCAAGGAGGTGGGGATATGCTACTCTCAGCATAATATGTAGGCAAACTGGCATCAGATCCAAATGCACACTATTCAAAAACTTTGCTCGAGACCCATGGTGACCTTGGAAAAAAGACATCCTATAAGCCTCTACCTTGGCCTCACAAACATGTTCATGAGGGTCAGGTCCAAGGGGCCATCACTGCCACCTGTCAAGAGCTCCTTCCTGGCCTTCTCCCACTAGCTTGGGATTTGGGGGGTGAGGGGCCTTTCCCTCAACTTCACAACCCAGTTACATTTCTGAAACCATGGGCAAGAAATCTTCCCTACCCTCAAAGCAGGACAGAGAATTGATTTCATTTGATGGGACTTTGTTTTAAAGTTCTCTTTCTCAAAATGGATTGTGGGGCTTGGTTTGTTGCTGTAAGAAGCTTGGGCTCTGAGCTGAAAGCTGGGGGATGAGGGAGTCAGAGGCTCAAGAGGAATTTTCAAAGCCAGAATTTCTATTACTCTTGAGTCATGGATCAGATTATAGATCTTGAGAGAAGTCTAGAGAACAGTTCTTTTTCAGGGATCCTTCTTCAAAGGAACAGGAAGGAGCAGTCTTAATGCCATTGAAACTTTTTCAATTCCTTGAGCAGAAtcctttcccatttcccattCCAAGCAGTTGAATTTGGGAAAGGAATGGACTAGTGAGGCCTTTGCATGGGCCT
It includes:
- the CTDSP2 gene encoding carboxy-terminal domain RNA polymerase II polypeptide A small phosphatase 2 — encoded protein: MEHGSIITQARREDALVLTKQGLVSKSSPKKPRGRNIFKALFCCFRAQHVGQSGCSNELASYKEETNTIAKSDLLQCLQYQFYQIPGTCLLPEVTQQDQGRICVVIDLDETLVHSSFKPINNADFIVPVEIEGTTHQVYVLKRPYVDEFLRRMGELFECVLFTASLAKYADPVTDLLDQCGVFRARLFRESCVFHQGCYVKDLSRLGRDLRKTLILDNSPASYIFHPENAVPVQSWFDDMTDTELLNLIPIFEELSGAEDVYTSLGQLRAL